In Pectobacterium aroidearum, the following are encoded in one genomic region:
- a CDS encoding MBL fold metallo-hydrolase, translated as MNLLKQTLLPVVLLMGSPLIVEAESVPQLRTQAPGYYRMMLGQFEITALSDGTITIPLDKLLTHISHEEMLHLLAQKNLQPQVETSINAYLINTGKQLILVDTGAGPLFGKQGGKLPDNLRAAGYPPEKIDTVLLTHIHADHSGGVSRDGKLVFPNATIYVNQKDVDFWLNPTNSNQVRDSEKHTFGQSEDSLQPVLAAKRLKTFTGKQQLFPGITAVPAPGHTPGHSLYQIESGGQKLTLWGDTIHAEAVQFPRPMTTIDFDRNMDEAAEARLQILAEAAQNNEWIGAAHISFPGLGQVKAVYDANGKPNGYRWLPANYSMAGLKN; from the coding sequence ATGAATCTTCTGAAACAGACGTTACTACCCGTGGTTTTGCTGATGGGTTCGCCCCTTATCGTCGAGGCAGAATCGGTGCCTCAACTGAGAACGCAGGCGCCGGGTTATTACCGCATGATGCTAGGCCAGTTTGAAATTACCGCTCTTTCTGACGGTACAATCACTATCCCACTGGATAAGCTGCTCACCCATATTTCCCACGAGGAAATGCTGCACCTGCTGGCGCAAAAGAATCTCCAGCCACAGGTTGAAACCTCGATTAATGCGTACCTCATTAATACGGGTAAACAGCTGATACTGGTCGATACAGGAGCCGGGCCGCTATTCGGCAAACAAGGAGGGAAATTACCCGATAATCTGCGCGCCGCAGGCTACCCACCCGAGAAGATCGATACCGTTTTACTGACCCATATTCATGCCGACCATTCCGGCGGCGTCTCGCGTGACGGCAAGCTGGTTTTCCCAAATGCCACCATTTACGTTAATCAGAAAGATGTGGATTTCTGGCTCAATCCGACTAATAGCAATCAGGTGCGGGATAGCGAGAAACACACGTTCGGGCAGTCTGAGGATTCATTACAACCGGTGCTTGCCGCCAAGCGACTGAAAACCTTCACGGGTAAACAGCAACTTTTTCCGGGCATTACCGCCGTACCAGCACCGGGACATACGCCGGGGCACAGCCTTTATCAGATCGAAAGTGGCGGTCAAAAACTGACGCTATGGGGCGATACGATCCATGCAGAAGCCGTACAATTTCCTCGCCCCATGACCACGATCGATTTCGATCGCAATATGGATGAAGCCGCAGAAGCTCGCTTACAGATTCTGGCCGAAGCGGCACAGAATAATGAATGGATTGGTGCGGCACATATTTCCTTCCCCGGTTTAGGCCAGGTTAAAGCCGTATATGATGCTAACGGTAAACCAAACGGCTATCGCTGGCTCCCTGCGAATTACAGTATGGCGGGGCTCAAAAACTAA
- a CDS encoding LysR substrate-binding domain-containing protein, whose product MENDFRGVDLNLLVTFLVLYRERSVSVAADKLHLGQPAVSGALARLRTLFDDPLFIRTGQVMRPTARADYLATQLSPAFEQLQSVLGEPESFDPLTDSRAITLGMTDWVEIWLMPLLLKRLKANAPHLRINLVATDPFLDVERLENDSVDLVISVASSQAGWLKQRALLSSGFRALWHPQQLALPSPVPLEVYSQQRHLLVTYRERAHGIVDDMLEKQGMTRTIYYTTPHFSALPGILQHTPSVATVPEKLATLWCQHYGLNDSPVPLDLPTYTLSALWHARQDSNPAIAWLYEQIAEAIAEQEADSPPA is encoded by the coding sequence ATGGAAAATGATTTTCGTGGTGTGGATTTAAACCTGCTGGTGACATTTCTGGTGTTGTATCGTGAAAGAAGTGTCTCTGTGGCGGCGGATAAGCTGCATTTGGGGCAACCCGCCGTGAGCGGTGCGCTGGCACGTTTGCGTACGCTGTTTGACGATCCGCTGTTTATCCGCACGGGGCAGGTGATGCGCCCAACGGCACGTGCGGATTATCTGGCGACCCAATTGTCACCTGCGTTTGAACAGTTGCAGTCGGTTCTGGGGGAGCCCGAGAGCTTTGATCCGCTGACCGATTCACGCGCGATCACGCTGGGCATGACCGACTGGGTGGAAATATGGCTGATGCCGCTATTGCTGAAACGGCTCAAAGCGAATGCCCCTCATTTGCGCATCAACCTTGTTGCCACCGATCCGTTTTTGGATGTGGAACGGTTGGAAAATGACAGCGTCGATCTGGTCATTTCCGTCGCCAGCTCACAGGCAGGCTGGTTGAAACAGCGTGCGCTGTTATCGTCAGGGTTCAGGGCGTTGTGGCACCCACAACAGCTCGCGCTGCCGTCTCCTGTTCCTTTGGAGGTATACAGCCAGCAGCGCCATTTACTGGTGACCTACCGTGAACGTGCGCATGGCATCGTGGACGACATGCTGGAAAAACAGGGAATGACGCGGACGATTTATTACACCACGCCGCATTTCTCCGCCCTGCCGGGCATATTGCAGCACACGCCGTCAGTTGCCACCGTCCCGGAGAAATTAGCGACGCTGTGGTGCCAGCATTATGGCCTGAACGATAGCCCGGTCCCGCTTGATTTACCGACATATACGCTCTCGGCGCTTTGGCATGCAAGGCAGGACAGTAATCCGGCGATCGCGTGGCTGTATGAGCAAATTGCGGAGGCGATTGCGGAGCAGGAGGCGGATTCGCCCCCTGCTTGA
- a CDS encoding MBL fold metallo-hydrolase: MKLLKPLALLLASCAFVPAFSQAQDIAQVKTQPGYYRMMLGQFEITALSDGTNTMPMDKLLQRTPPEKITELLAEKALTPQVETSINAYLVNTGKHLILIDTGNGKQSNPTVGKVLPNLIAAGYKPEQVDTILMTHLHGDHFGGLVQDSKLNYPNATVYVSQPETDFWLSPDNLKSAPENRKAAFQRVQTIFDAIKKENKLKTFPAQQTALLPGVTAIPSPGHTPGHTSFMVESEGKKLLVWGDIIHAEAVQMSLPATTISFDSNMDQATESRNKALADAASQAYWVAGAHLPFPGIGHVGTRLERNGTTNGYRWLPANYSVSGLSQ; encoded by the coding sequence ATGAAGTTATTGAAACCATTAGCTCTATTACTCGCCTCTTGTGCCTTTGTGCCTGCATTTTCTCAGGCGCAGGATATCGCCCAGGTTAAAACCCAGCCGGGCTATTACCGCATGATGCTGGGGCAGTTCGAAATCACGGCACTGTCTGACGGCACCAACACTATGCCGATGGATAAACTGTTGCAGCGGACACCACCGGAAAAAATTACCGAACTGCTGGCAGAGAAAGCGCTGACGCCGCAGGTGGAAACCTCCATCAACGCCTATTTGGTCAATACCGGCAAACACCTGATTCTGATCGATACAGGGAACGGTAAGCAGAGCAATCCCACGGTCGGGAAAGTGCTGCCGAACCTGATTGCGGCGGGCTACAAGCCTGAGCAGGTCGATACCATATTGATGACCCACCTGCACGGTGACCATTTTGGTGGTCTGGTACAGGACAGCAAGCTGAACTACCCGAACGCTACCGTGTATGTCAGCCAGCCAGAAACCGACTTCTGGCTCAGCCCGGATAACCTGAAAAGCGCACCAGAGAACAGAAAGGCCGCGTTCCAACGTGTGCAAACTATCTTTGATGCCATTAAGAAAGAGAACAAGCTGAAAACGTTCCCAGCACAGCAGACAGCACTGCTGCCCGGTGTGACCGCGATCCCAAGCCCAGGACATACGCCGGGACACACCTCGTTTATGGTCGAGAGCGAAGGGAAAAAATTGCTGGTATGGGGAGACATCATTCATGCGGAAGCGGTACAGATGAGCTTACCCGCTACCACTATCAGCTTTGACTCAAATATGGATCAGGCGACAGAATCCCGTAATAAAGCGCTGGCCGACGCCGCCAGTCAGGCTTACTGGGTTGCAGGCGCCCACCTGCCCTTCCCCGGCATCGGCCATGTGGGTACACGTCTGGAACGCAACGGCACCACCAACGGTTACCGCTGGCTGCCAGCGAATTACAGCGTATCGGGATTGTCACAGTAA
- the queE gene encoding 7-carboxy-7-deazaguanine synthase QueE produces the protein MQYPINEMFQTLQGEGYFTGVPAVFVRLQGCPVGCSWCDTKHTWDKLAERETSLDQVLVKTEENDAWGAASADDILALMTQQGYTARHIVITGGEPCIHDLTPLTLQLEKQGFSCQIETSGTHDVRCSPKTWVTVSPKVNMRGGMKVLDQALQRADEIKHPVARERDIEALDTLLARLDDDKPRIVALQPISQKDDATKLCIATCIARNWRLSMQTHKYLNIA, from the coding sequence ATGCAGTACCCGATTAATGAAATGTTCCAGACGTTACAGGGCGAAGGCTATTTTACCGGTGTGCCGGCGGTGTTTGTGCGCCTGCAAGGGTGCCCGGTCGGCTGTAGCTGGTGCGATACCAAACACACCTGGGACAAACTGGCAGAGCGGGAAACCTCATTGGATCAGGTGCTGGTAAAAACGGAAGAAAACGATGCCTGGGGCGCGGCGAGTGCGGACGATATTCTGGCGCTGATGACGCAGCAGGGTTACACGGCACGCCACATCGTGATCACCGGCGGTGAGCCGTGTATCCACGATTTGACACCGCTGACGCTACAGTTGGAAAAGCAGGGCTTTAGTTGCCAAATTGAAACCAGCGGCACCCACGACGTGCGCTGTTCGCCAAAAACCTGGGTGACGGTATCGCCGAAGGTGAATATGCGCGGCGGCATGAAGGTGCTCGATCAGGCACTGCAACGGGCGGATGAGATCAAACACCCGGTGGCGCGTGAACGTGATATTGAAGCGTTGGATACGCTACTGGCGCGGCTTGATGATGATAAGCCGCGCATCGTAGCTCTACAGCCGATCAGCCAGAAAGACGATGCGACCAAACTGTGTATTGCGACCTGCATCGCCCGTAACTGGCGGCTTTCTATGCAGACACATAAATACCTGAATATTGCCTGA
- a CDS encoding inorganic diphosphatase, giving the protein MFSVRKLAVALSFFSLCATAAPINILDFPQPKNTPDEIYAVTEIPAGSMIKYETDAETGFIIADRFQSMPVAYPANYGSLTQSLGGDNDPLDVIFYTRAPLIPGSLIKLRPIGILKMIDAGEVDDKIVAVPTSKIDPTYDNIKTIADLPPIEQERLQAFFRVYKQLPAGRKVVELKGFEDVNAAKTVISAAHDSYMKNHKQP; this is encoded by the coding sequence TTGTTTTCAGTCAGAAAATTAGCTGTCGCGCTCTCGTTTTTCTCACTTTGTGCAACGGCTGCGCCAATAAATATTCTCGATTTTCCGCAGCCCAAAAATACCCCTGATGAAATTTATGCCGTCACGGAAATTCCGGCAGGCAGCATGATTAAGTATGAAACCGATGCTGAGACCGGATTCATTATTGCCGACCGTTTCCAATCAATGCCTGTGGCGTACCCGGCAAACTACGGCTCGCTCACCCAATCATTAGGCGGTGATAACGATCCCCTTGATGTGATTTTTTATACCCGCGCCCCGCTGATCCCCGGATCGCTGATTAAACTGCGCCCGATTGGCATCCTGAAAATGATCGATGCAGGCGAAGTCGATGACAAAATTGTCGCAGTTCCAACCAGCAAGATCGATCCGACCTATGACAACATCAAAACGATTGCTGACCTGCCGCCAATCGAACAGGAAAGGCTACAGGCTTTCTTCCGGGTCTATAAACAACTGCCTGCGGGAAGAAAAGTGGTTGAGCTAAAAGGATTTGAAGACGTCAATGCCGCCAAAACTGTTATTTCAGCGGCGCATGACAGCTATATGAAGAACCATAAACAGCCATGA
- the queD gene encoding 6-carboxytetrahydropterin synthase QueD encodes MVTTLFKDFQFEAAHHLPHVPEGHKCGRLHGHSFMVRLEITGEVDPHTGWVMDFSELKSAFKPTWERLDHHYLNEIPGLENPTSEVLAHWIWHQLKPTLPLLSAVMVKETCTAGCVYKGE; translated from the coding sequence ATGGTCACTACGCTATTTAAAGATTTTCAGTTTGAAGCCGCGCATCATTTGCCCCACGTACCGGAAGGCCACAAATGCGGGCGGCTGCATGGGCACTCTTTCATGGTGAGACTGGAAATTACCGGTGAAGTGGATCCGCATACCGGCTGGGTGATGGATTTCTCTGAGCTGAAATCCGCGTTCAAACCTACGTGGGAGCGGTTGGATCACCACTATCTGAATGAGATCCCCGGACTGGAAAACCCAACCAGCGAGGTGCTGGCGCACTGGATCTGGCACCAGTTGAAGCCGACATTACCGCTGCTCAGCGCCGTGATGGTGAAAGAAACCTGCACCGCGGGCTGCGTCTATAAAGGCGAGTAA